One genomic region from Vanacampus margaritifer isolate UIUO_Vmar chromosome 2, RoL_Vmar_1.0, whole genome shotgun sequence encodes:
- the tufm gene encoding elongation factor Tu, mitochondrial, which yields MAALLGMRACVSALHLTSPRLLQTSFKICTVPLSQRTFAAEAKKTYSRDKPHVNVGTIGHVDHGKTTLTAAITKVLADLGGANFKKYEEIDNAPEEKARGITINASHIEYTTANRHYAHTDCPGHADYVKNMIIGTAQMDGCILVVAATDGQMPQTREHLLLARQIGVEHVVVFINKADAVDDKEMLELVEIEIRELLTELGYDGNVTPVVIGSALCALEGREPELGVSSILKLLEILDSYVPLPKRELEKAFLLPIEVVYSIPGRGTVVAGTLERGVIKKGDECEFVGHSRSSKSVVTGIEMFHKSLDRAEAGDNLGALVRGLKREDMRRGMVMCKPGAIKPHQKVKAQVYVLSKEEGGRHKPFVTTFQPVMFSLTWDMACRVTLPPEKEMVMPGEDTSLTLTLRQPMVLEKGQRFTLRDGNKTIGTGLVTDILTMAEEDHWME from the exons ATGGCAGCGCTTTTAGGAATGCGTGCTTGTGTCTCCG CTCTTCATCTGACCTCACCAAGACTGCTGCAGACCTCTTTTAAAATA TGCACTGTACCCCTTAGTCAGCGGACTTTCGCTGCAGAGGCCAAGAAGACTTACAGCAGAGACAAGCCCCACGTCAACGTCGGGACCATTGGACACGTCGATCATGGCAAGACCACCCTCACTGCAGCTATCACAAAGG TACTCGCTGATCTTGGTGGTGCCAACTTTAAAAAGTATGAGGAAATTGACAACGCCCCTGAGGAGAAGGCCCGAGGAATCACCATCAACGCCTCTCATATTGAATACACGACAGCCAACAGACATTACGCTCACACAGACTGCCCTGGTCACGCTGACTATGTTAAG AACATGATCATAGGCACTGCTCAGATGGACGGCTGCATCCTGGTGGTGGCGGCCACTGACGGCCAGATGCCCCAAACGCGGGAGCACCTGCTGCTGGCGAGGCAGATCGGCGTGGAGCACGTGGTGGTGTTCATCAACAAAGCGGATGCGGTGGATGACAAGGAGATGCTGGAGTTGGTGGAGATTGAGATTCGCGAGCTTCTCACGGAACTGGGTTATGACGGCAACGTTACGCCGGTTGTGATAGGCTCTGCCCTCTGTGCTCTGGAG GGTCGTGAGCCGGAGCTTGGCGTCAGTTCAATCTTGAAACTGCTGGAGATTTTGGATTCGTATGTTCCTTTGCCCAAAAGAGAACTGGAAAAGGCCTTCCTTCTGCCTATCGAAGTGGTTTATTCGATCCCAG GCAGGGGGACGGTGGTGGCGGGCACCTTGGAGAGGGGTGTGATCAAGAAAGGGGACGAGTGTGAGTTTGTGGGTCACAGTCGCAGCTCGAAATCTGTGGTTACAG GTATCGAGATGTTCCACAAGTCTCTGGATCGGGCCGAGGCTGGAGACAACTTGGGCGCTCTGGTCCGTGGCCTGAAGAGGGAGGATATGAGGAGGGGGATGGTGATGTGCAAGCCGGGGGCCATCAAGCCTCATCAGAAAGTCAAGGCTCAG GTGTACGTTCTGAGTAAAGAGGAGGGAGGACGACACAAGCCCTTTGTCACCACCTTCCAGCCGGTCATGTTTTCTTTAACGTGGGACATGGCCTGCAGAGTCACGTTGCCCCCCGAAAAG GAAATGGTGATGCCGGGGGAGGACACCTCCTTGACCCTCACGCTCCGACAACCAATGGTCCTGGAGAAAGGTCAGAGGTTCACTCTCCGAGACGGCAACAAAACCATCGGCACAGGCCTGGTGACAGACATCCTGACAATGGCAGAGGAAGATCATTGGATGGAGTAA
- the hspbp1 gene encoding hsp70-binding protein 1: MTEDRQNRRYPQNLQGVLQLAIDAGSGAEGPAPVEAISEERSAWLRKALADVCKEQMDEVEQMKQCLAFLNKEEVNGEGDGEDEDERESVFELLSDLCENLDNARDLMVLGGLDVCVSKYLCHAQSRLRWNAAQLIAVCAQNMPQVQAHLLKISALPKLLQLTDSDPHPTVRVKALYAVSCLVREQDTGLEAFLSHDGFSMLMRGMQSEHEKLQTKSAFLLVNLLTSHPEHKDTVVSMGMVQQLVSVLRAPHSPFHEHVLGALCCLVEDCVKGLTDCRDPSLGLDELLRLRARELHGKEESREEVEFCERLRMACFCGHQPDDHVMDR; this comes from the exons ATGACGGAGGACAGACAAAATAGAAGATACCCCCAGAATCTTCAGGGGGTCTTGCAGTTGGCAATCGATGCAGGGTCCGGTGCAGAGGGGCCTGCTCCTGTGGAAGCCATTTCAGAGGAG AGGAGCGCGTGGCTCAGGAAGGCTCTTGCAGACGTCTGCAAAGAACAGATGGATGAGGTGGAGCAGATGAAGCAGTGTTTGGCTTTCTTGAACAAGGAGGAGGTCAACGGCGAGGGGGATGgggaagatgaagatgagcgTGAATCAGTCTTTGAGTTGCTGTCGGATTTGTGTGAGAACCTCGACAATGCCAGAG ATCTGATGGTTCTGGGAGgcctggatgtgtgtgtgtccaagtATTTATGTCATGCCCAAAGTCGGCTGAGGTGGAACGCTGCTCAGCTGATTGCTGTCTGCGCCCAGAACATGCCACAAGTGCAGGCTCACTTGCTAAAGATAAGTGCTTTGCCAAAGCTTCTACAGCTGACAGACTCGGACCCCCATCCAACAGTCCGAGTCAAAGCCCTTTATGCGGTCTCAT GTCTGGTTCGAGAGCAAGACACAGGACTGGAGGCTTTTCTGTCCCACGATGGCTTCTCGATGCTGATGAGAGGCATGCAGTCAGAACATGAGAAGCTCCAGACCAAGTCGGCCTTCCTTCTGGTCAATCTGCTGACGTCACATCCTGAACACAAAG ACACGGTGGTCTCCATGGGGATGGTGCAACAGCTGGTTTCGGTGCTGCGCGCTCCACACTCCCCTTTTCATGAACACGTCCTTGGCGCCCTTTGTTG CCTGGTGGAAGACTGCGTGAAGGGGCTCACAGATTGTAGGGATCCGTCTCTCGGTCTCGACGAGTTACTGCGACTGCGAGCCAGAGAGCTTCATGGGAAAGAGGAAAGTCGG GAAGAAGTGGAATTCTGTGAGCGCTTAAGGATGGCTTGTTTTTGTGGACACCAGCCAGATGACCATGTGATGGATCGCTGA
- the tmem86b gene encoding lysoplasmalogenase gives MDILETDAYDRRQRRNTSCALLFSLTPFILASTAYFYMWTPDSQASIMLAAVKSAPTLLLAMAVLSWNGGQSVLGVAGGLVLSAVGDCYLVWTEFFLHGMAAFALAHLFYSLTFLSSRYEAHSSSSWNGLFYLILVVIAGGFYTYLFPFLRKDPNSELLTPAVGVYIVLITLMAILAIRTRRTFTLLGSLSFMVSDLALAVQQFKVTPVQHGTTVVMVTYYLAQLLISVGDMMAVKPKNDFAKWKRS, from the exons ATGGACATCCTTGAGACCGATGCCTACGACAGACGGCAGAGAAGAAACACG TCCTGCGCTCTGCTCTTCTCCCTCACGCCGTTCATTTTGGCCTCAACCGCGTACTTCTACATGTGGACTCCAGACTCCCAAGCGTCCATCATGCTGGCGGCTGTCAAATCGGCCCCGACACTCCTGTTGGCTATGGCGGTGCTGAGTTGGAACGGAGGTCAGAGTGTACTGGGTGTGGCGGGAGGACTCGTCCTCTCGGCCGTGGGCGACTGTTACCTGGTGTGGACTGAGTTTTTCCTCCACG GAATGGCTGCATTTGCTTTGGCTCACCTATTCTACTCGCTGACCTTCCTGTCATCTCGTTATGAGGCACATTCCTCTTCCTCATGGAACGGCCTGTTCTATCTGATCCTGGTTGTGATTGCAGGAGGTTTTTACACATacttgtttccatttttgcGCAAGGACCCAAATTCAGAGCTCCTAACTCCCGCTGTGGGGGTTTACATCGTCTTAATCACGCTGATGGCGATATTAGCTATTAGAACCCGTCGCACATTTACACTCTTGGGAAGTTTGTCCTTCATGGTGTCTGACCTTGCGTTGGCTGTGCAGCAGTTTAAGGTGACACCTGTGCAACACGGTACCACTGTTGTCATGGTGACATATTACTTAGCACAGCTATTAATTAGTGTTGGGGACATGATGGCAGTGAAACCCAAAAACGACTTTGCAAAATGGAAGCGGTCTTAG
- the aspdh gene encoding aspartate dehydrogenase domain-containing protein: MFCIFMSLFAPTRKMATRSSPLRIGIVGFGHLGQYLVERIIKDGAPVGLTLAFVWNRNPEKLKGLVPYDLVLTNLSSFTDRPCDVIVEVCHPQVVKEFGVHFLSHSNFMVGSPSALADPNLNVKLRQAAQLNGRTLYIPSGALWGGQDIQRLNDSGALQGLFIRMSKHPSCFRLTGDVLSEWTEGEGRRLLFRGSVAELCLLAPNNVNTMAAAAVAAGKLGFNNVQGEIVSDTALSDCHVVEVQVTGPDGFSVHTVRRNPARLGAVTGSATYNSFWNSLLVCKGHGGRVYLC; the protein is encoded by the exons ATGTTCTGCATCTTTATGAGCCTGTTTGCACCCACTAGGAAAATGGCAACAAGGTCGTCTCCCCTCCGTATCGGAATTGTAGGGTTTGGACATCTAG gacagtacttggtggagagaATCATCAAAGATGGCGCCCCTGTTGGCTTGACGTTGGCTTTTGTTTGGAACCGAAATCCTGAAAAGCTGAAGGGTTTAGTCCCATATGACCTTGTATTGACTAATCTGTCTTCCTTCACAGACAG GCCATGTGATGTCATTGTGGAGGTGTGTCATCCTCAGGTGGTAAAAGAATTTGGTGTCCACTTCCTGTCTCACTCAAATTTTATG GTTGGTTCCCCTTCCGCCCTAGCTGACCCCAACCTGAATGTGAAACTTCGTCAGGCGGCGCAACTGAATGGAAGAACCCTTTACATCCCCAGTGGTGCGTTATGGGGAGGTCAAGACATCCAGAGGTTGAATGATAGCGGGGCCTTGCAG GGTTTATTCATAAGAATGTCCAAGCATCCGTCCTGCTTCCGGCTGACGGGAGATGTCCTCTCTGAGTGGACAGAGGGGGAAGGCAGACGGCTTTTATTCCGGGGCTCGGTGGCCGAACTGTGTCTCCTCGCTCCCAACAACGTCAACACcatggcagcagcagcagtggcTGCGGGGAAGCTCGGTTTTAACAACGTTCAGGGAGAAATCGTGTCTGACACGGC GTTGAGTGACTGTCATGTGGTGGAGGTGCAGGTGACAGGGCCTGATGGTTTCTCAGTGCACACAGTGAGGAGGAATCCAGCCCGACTCGGCGCCGTAACCGGTAGTGCAACATACAACTCGTTCTGGAATAGCTTGCTTG TCTGCAAAGGTCACGGGGGCCGAGTTTATTTGTGCTGA
- the gys1 gene encoding glycogen [starch] synthase, muscle: MPLARSLSVTSLPGLEEWDEDFDLEDAVLFEIAWEVANKVGGIYTVIQTKARLTSEEWGENYFLVGPYVESNVRTQVELIEPTNPALKRTIDKMNSSGCKVYFGRWLIEGSPYVVLIDVAFTAWSLDTWKSELWELCDIGVPWFDREANDAVLFGFLTVWLLGEYAAQCETPHVVAHFHEWLAGLGLVLCRHRQLPIATIFTTHATLLGRYLCAGNVDFYNRLSEFNVDKEAGDRQIYHRYCLERAAAHCAHVFTTVSQITAIEAESLLKRKPDIVTPNGLNVKKFSAVHEFQNLHAQSKNRIQEFVRGHFYGHLDFNLDKCLFLFIAGRYEFSNKGADIFLESLARLNYLLRVNHSDVTVIAFFIMPARTNNFNVETLKGQAVRKQLWDTAQTVKERFGKKLYESLLVGQLPDVSKMLDKEDFTIMKRAIFATQRQCQPPVCTHNMLEDSGDPILNSVRRIGLFNSSADRVKIIFHPEFLSSTSPLLPMDYEEFVRGCHLGVFPSYYEPWGYTPAECTVMGIPSISTNLSGFGCFMEEHIADPSAYGIYILDRRFRGVDESCNQLTSFLFQFCKQSRRQRIIQRNRTERLSDLLDWRYLGRYYVAARHMALAKAFPDTFLYEPHDPTSTSGFRYPRPASVPPSPSLSRHSSPHHSDVEDNDEDERYDEDLEAEKDRVNIRQPFTLPFKNKISAVYRANGNGNGVASEKN, translated from the exons ATGCCGCTGGCTCGCAGCTTGTCCGTCACGTCCCTGCCTGGGCTGGAGGAGTGGGACGAGGATTTTGATTTGGAGGACGCCGTCCTTTTCGAAATTGCCTGGGAGGTCGCCAACAAAG TCGGAGGCATCTACACAGTCATCCAGACCAAAGCGCGCCTGACGTCGGAGGAATGGGGGGAGAACTACTTCCTGGTGGGCCCTTACGTGGAGAGCAACGTGCGCACGCAGGTGGAGCTCATCGAGCCCACAAACCCGGCACTCAAGAGGACCATTGACAAGATGAACTCCAGTGGGTGTAAG GTGTACTTCGGTCGCTGGCTGATCGAGGGGAGCCCCTACGTGGTTCTCATCGACGTGGCCTTCACTGCTTGGTCTCTGGACACCTGGAAGAGCGAGCTGTGGGAGCTGTGTGACATCGGCGTTCCGTGGTTCGACCGCGAGGCCAACGATGCCGTGCTATTTGGCTTCCTGACAGTCTGGCTCCTAGGAGAG TATGCGGCCCAGTGTGAGACGCCTCACGTGGTGGCCCATTTCCACGAGTGGTTGGCCGGCCTGGGCTTGGTTTTGTGTAGACACAGGCAGTTGCCCATAGCGACCATCTTCACCACGCACGCCACGCTCCTGGGACGCTACCTGTGCGCCGGAAATGTTGACTTCTACAACAGACTCTCGGAG TTCAACGTGGATAAGGAAGCAGGCGACAGACAGATCTACCACCGCTACTGTTTGGAGCGAGCGGCTGCCCACTGTGCACACGTCTTCACCACTGTGTCCCAGATCACAGCCATTGAGGCAGAAAGCCTGCTCAAAAGGAAACCAG ACATCGTCACGCCCAACGGACTCAACGTAAAGAAGTTCTCAGCTGTGCATGAGTTTCAGAACCTCCACGCGCAGAGCAAGAATCGGATTCAGGAGTTTGTCAGGGGACACTTTTACGG GCACCTCGACTTCAACCTGGACAAGTGTTTGTTCCTCTTCATTGCCGGAAGATATGAATTCTCCAACAAAGGAGCTGACATCTTCTTGGAGTCTTTGGCCAGACTCAACTATCTGCTAAGA GTCAATCACAGCGACGTGACCGTCATTGCATTTTTCATCATGCCGGCTCGGACAAACAATTTCAATGTGGAGACCTTAAAGGGTCAAGCGGTCAGGAAGCAACTGTG GGACACGGCTCAAACGGTAAAGGAGCGCTTCGGGAAAAAACTTTATGAGTCTCTGCTTGT TGGACAGCTGCCAGATGTGTCAAAGATGCTGGACAAAGAAGACTTCACCATAATGAAGCGCGCCATCTTCGCCACTCAAAGGCAGTGCCAGCCTCCGGTCTGCACTCATAACATGCTGGAGGACAGCGGCGACCCCATTCTCAACTCGGTGCGCCGCATCGGCCTTTTCAACAGCTCTGCTGACCGTGTCAAG ATTATATTCCATCCCGAGTTCCTGTCCTCCACTTCTCCTCTGCTTCCAATGGACTACGAGGAGTTTGTAAGAGGTTGCCACCTGGGTGTCTTCCCCTCATACTATGAACCTTGGGGCTACACACCAG ccgagTGCACGGTCATGGGAATTCCCTCCATCTCAACAAACCTTTCAGGCTTTGGTTGTTTCATGGAGGAACACATAGCAGATCCCTCAGCATATG GGATTTACATCCTGGACCGGCGGTTCCGAGGGGTGGACGAGTCGTGTAACCAGCTCACTTCCTTCCTGTTCCAGTTCTGCAAGCAGAGCCGGCGCCAGAGGATCATCCAGAGGAACCGCACGGAGCGCCTAAGTGACCTCCTGGACTGGAGATACCTCGGCAGG TATTATGTAGCTGCACGTCACATGGCCCTGGCTAAGGCTTTCCCTGACACCTTCCTGTACGAACCTCATGATCCCACCTCA ACGTCAGGCTTCCGCTACCCCCGTCCCGCCTCCGTGCCGCCGTCTCCTTCCCTCTCCCGCCACTCCTCCCCCCACCACAGCGACGTCGAGGACAACGATGAAGACGAACGCTACGACGAAGATCTGGAGGCCGAAAAGGACCGAGTGAACATTCGCCAGCCCTTCACGTTGCCGTTCAAAAACAAGATTTCCGCTGTCTACAGGGCCAACGGGAACGGCAACGGGGTCGCAAGCGAGAAGAACTGA